The following proteins are co-located in the Gigantopelta aegis isolate Gae_Host chromosome 5, Gae_host_genome, whole genome shotgun sequence genome:
- the LOC121372943 gene encoding nociceptin receptor-like: MMSDSKLCSLSYSVYLKFLAVSDTLVLIANLFTQTEKQFRLPMVANINNTLCKMSVTYQLYTMLLSPWLVIGLTLDRFVCVCLPLTRRRLCTRKKSIAVCSCMVAATILLVLPSLILTKLGNGGCNPSDELVYYLLPVRLIMSATLPCVLILLLNIVMIVRIKRSNEFRNTLIRNRQILRTTVQHAPWC, from the coding sequence ATGATGAGCGACTCCAAGTTGTGTTCCCTCTCCTACAGCGTGTACCTGAAATTCCTTGCTGTGTCTGACACCTTGGTCCTGATCGCGAATTTATTTACGCAGACCGAAAAGCAGTTTCGTTTGCCGATGGTTGCTAACATCAACAACACTCTCTGTAAAATGTCTGTCACCTACCAGTTATACACAATGTTGTTATCACCATGGCTGGTTATAGGACTTACTCTCGACAGATTCGTATGCGTCTGTTTACCGCTGACTCGGCGAAGATTGTGTACTAGGAAGAAAAGCATTGCCGTCTGTTCGTGCATGGTTGCTGCAACCATTTTGCTAGTTCTACCCAGTTTGATTCTAACGAAGTTGGGAAATGGTGGCTGTAATCCGTCAGATGAACTTGTCTACTACTTGCTGCCTGTTCGTCTGATAATGTCGGCCACGCTACCCTGCGTTTTAATACTCCTCCTCAACATCGTTATGATCGTTCGCATCAAACGTAGCAACGAGTTTCGAAACACGCTAATAAGGAACAGGCAAATTCTTCGAACGACAGTTCAACACGCCCCCTGGTGTTAG
- the LOC121372944 gene encoding probable G-protein coupled receptor 139, translated as MSTPSPFWSNQTSNFTERDDGFDEVGFGKGDFKMYHDNSTLNGWPYFNLHGYAHWAIILSIVIAGTIGNIMLFIMVSDSKLASLSYTVYLKFMAFCDCLALIVGMYLQTEEYFNLPKLANMSNTIIKIVIGFEFLPTFLSPWLVVGFTLDRFVCVCFPLKREIFCTRKKAIAVCSCMVAATIVLVIPILDISELVMSDNLVYYIIVFRMVLSSTLPCIIILVLNIFITVRIKRGNEFRSTFIRHSANPTKDSSTRPLVLISVLAFVTLLPMSVSDIINLVSYLLEAGREVVIITDRLWPALNIIYSLNLGQNFFILIGSSQNYRQIIKRKLRCFTVKGRQTRPN; from the coding sequence ATGTCAACACCGTCACCATTCTGGTCAAACCAAACATCCAACTTTACCGAGAGAGATGATGGTTTTGACGAAGTTGGTTTTGGAAAAGGTGACTTTAAAATGTATCATGATAATTCGACTCTGAACGGTTGGCCATATTTCAATTTACATGGCTATGCCCACTGGGCCATTATCTTGAGCATAGTCATAGCAGGTACCATTGGCAATATCATGCTGTTCATAATGGTGAGCGATTCCAAGTTAGCTTCCCTTTCTTACACCGTGTACCTGAAGTTCATGGCCTTTTGCGATTGTCTTGCACTGATCGTCGGCATGTATCTGCAGACCGAAGAATATTTTAACTTGCCGAAGCTTGCTAACATGAGCAACACTATCATTAAAATTGTCATAGGCTTCGAGTTTTTACCGACGTTCCTATCGCCCTGGCTGGTCGTTGGGTTTACCCTCGACAGATTCGTATGCGTCTGTTTTCCGTTAAAACGGGAAATATTTTGTACGAGAAAGAAAGCCATTGCCGTCTGTTCGTGCATGGTTGCTGCAACCATCGTGTTAGTTATACCCATTTTGGATATATCAGAGTTAGTGATGTCTGATAATCTTGTATACTACATCATAGTCTTTCGTATGGTATTGTCATCCACGCTCCCTTGCATCATCATCCTCGTCCTCAACATCTTTATAACTGTTCGCATCAAACGTGGCAATGAGTTTAGAAGCACATTCATAAGACATAGCGCAAATCCTACCAAAGACAGTTCAACACGCCCCTTGGTTTTAATTTCGGTACTGGCCTTCGTAACTTTGTTGCCCATGTCAGTGTCAGATATCATAAATCTCGTGTCTTACTTGCTGGAGGCAGGCAGAGAAGTCGTGATAATAACCGATAGATTGTGGCCAGCGTTGAACATAATCTACTCGCTAAATTTAGGCCAGAACTTTTTCATCTTGATTGGAAGTTCACAAAACTATAGACAGATCATTAAAAGGAAACTTAGATGCTTCACTGTGAAGGGGAGACAAACACGTCCgaattaa
- the LOC121372945 gene encoding uncharacterized protein LOC121372945: MKLTMTLRHLATGDRYHTLQYDFRCGYSTVVWTVQEVCQVCQVIIQELKDEVMPLLRTQEDCKAIAQQFQDRWNVPHALGALYGKHIAIRKPHKSGSVFYNYKGFFSVVLLALVDADYKFIWIDTGGEGHQSDGQLFGASELKECIDDTTINFPDSDPLPNDDRDTPYYIRFVVTTSNSRIPE; this comes from the coding sequence ATGAAACTGACCATGACCCTCAGACACCTGGCTACAGGAGACCGGTATCACACCCTCCAGTATGACTTCCGATGTGGCTACAGCACAGTGGTATGGACTGTGCAGGAAGTCTGTCAGGTCTGTCAGGTCATCATACAGGAGCTGAAGGATGAAGTCATGCCACTGCTAAGGACCCAGGAGGACTGTAAGGCCATTGCCCAGCAGTTCCAAGACCGGTGGAATGTTCCTCATGCCCTGGGGGCCTTGTATGGCAAGCACATAGCCATCAGGAAACCACACAAGTCAGGCAGTGTGTTCTACAACTACAAAGGCTTCTTCTCCGTGGTGCTGCTTGCCCTTGTGGATGCAGATTATAAGTTTATCTGGATAGACACTGGTGGAGAAGGTCATCAATCTGACGGACAGCTGTTTGGTGCTTCAGAACTGAAAGAGTGCATTGATGACACCACCATAAACTTCCCTGACAGCGATCCTCTGCCCAATGATGACAGAGACACACCCTACTACATCCGATTCGTGGTCACAACCTCCAATTCACGAATCCCTGAATGA